One window from the genome of Haloprofundus halobius encodes:
- the hjc gene encoding Holliday junction resolvase Hjc produces the protein MSNAKGDRRERELVNRLDEAGFAVMRAPASGAATTRELPDVLAGNGDVFYAIEAKSSAGDPIYLTGEEVEALIYFARNFGAKARIAVRFDREDWYFFHPGDLYVTDGGNYRVKKETALADGEDFAEFVGESTKTTLGDAES, from the coding sequence ATGTCTAACGCGAAAGGTGACCGTCGCGAGCGCGAACTCGTCAACAGACTCGACGAGGCCGGGTTCGCGGTGATGCGCGCGCCCGCCAGCGGCGCCGCGACGACCCGCGAACTCCCCGACGTGCTCGCCGGCAACGGCGACGTGTTCTACGCCATCGAGGCGAAGTCGAGCGCGGGCGACCCCATCTACCTCACCGGCGAGGAGGTCGAGGCGCTCATCTACTTCGCCCGCAACTTCGGCGCGAAAGCCCGCATCGCGGTCCGATTCGACCGCGAGGACTGGTACTTCTTTCACCCCGGCGACCTCTACGTCACCGACGGCGGCAACTACCGGGTGAAGAAGGAGACGGCGCTGGCCGACGGCGAGGACTTCGCGGAGTTCGTCGGCGAGTCGACGAAGACGACGCTCGGCGACGCCGAATCCTGA